ttcagtgtgtcaaatcagagggcctgttgtccggacctatAGCagtctatgggtgtgccacagggttcaattctcgggccgactcttttctctatatacaacggggcaaaaaagtatttagtcagccaccaattgtgcaagttctcccacttaaaaagacgaggcctgtaattttaatgataggtacacttcaactatgacaaacaaaatgagaaaataaaatccagaaaaatcgaccaaatacttattttccaccataatttgcaaataaattcattaaaaatcctacaatgtgattttctggattttattttctcattttgtttgtcatagttgcagtgtacctatgatgaaagttacagacctcatctttttaagtgggagaacttgcacaattggtgtctgactaaatacttttttgccccactgtatatcaatgatgtcgctcgttgctggtgattctctgatccacctctacccagacgacaccattctgtatacatctggcccttctttggacactgtgctaacaaacctcaaaacaagcttcaatgccatacaaaactccttccgaggcctccaactgcttttaaattcaagtaaaactaagtgcatgctcttcaaccgattgctgcccgcaccctcccacctgactagcatcactactctggacggttctgacttagaatatgtgtaaaactacaaatacctaggtttctggttagactgtaaactgtccttccagactcatatcaaaacatctccaatcctaaattaaatctagaatcggcttcctatttcgcaacaaagcctccttcactcatgctgccaaacataccctcgtagaactgactattctaccgatccttgacttcagcgatgtcatttacaaaatagcctccaacactactcagtaaactggatgtagtctatcacagtgccatctgttttgtcaccaaagccccatatactacccaccactgtgacctgtatgctcacgttggctggccctcactacgtATTTATCattaaacccactggctccaggtcatctataagtctatgctaggtaaagccccgccttatctcagctcactggtcatcatagcaacacccacccgtagcacacgctaaagcaggtatatttcactagtcacccccaaagccaacatttgctttggccgtctttccttccagttctctgctgccaatggctAGAACTAATTTCAAAATTCAatgaagctggagacatatctccctctctaagcatcagctgtcagagcagcttaccgatctcttttgcatcccagtatctctacttgcacatcatcatctgcacattatCACTCCAGTATTGATACTAAATTCTAATTATTTTGtctccatggcctatttattgctttacctccctactcttctacattggcacacactgtatacagattttcctattgtgttattgactgtacgtttgtttatgtgtaactctgttgtttttgttgcactgctttgctttatcttggccaggttgcagttgtaaatgggaacttgttctcaactggcctacctggttacataaaggtgaaataaaaaaggcAGGGGCATAGTACACACACCCCTGCCTCAGAGAGGTCGAACGGAGCCATGGCTGACCAATACAAATCAAGTGGCTGTCCTCAAGCAGGCCTGCCTGTACACCAGCATGCAATCTCAAAATTCATACGGTTAAAATACATCGACACAAAAACAATTTGAAAATCTTGTTTGACGAGGAGTTGCTACAGCAATGATTACTTTATGTCAGTTATGAACAGAAAACAGGGCCTTATCCCAGACACGTTTAAAGTGAAGAAATTAAAGAGTTGGCAATGAGAAGCAGTTTGGTGCTGCCAACAATGGAGAAGAGGGACCACTGGACCTGCAAGACCTTATAACATTATTCTCACGCAAACTCTTCAATGACGCCCTTCCACAAATTGTCCTAAAACACCAACTATACACAATAGTTGGACCCAAGTGGACATGTGtgacagtataactttagaccgtccaaTCGCCCATACCCGGgggcgaaccagggaccctctgcacacatcaacaacagtcacccacgaagcatcgttacccatcgctccacaaaagccgcagcccttacagagcaaggggaactactacttcaaggtctcagagcaagtgacttCACTGATTGAAGCGCTATTTAGCACGCACcgccgctaactaagctagccgtttcacatccgttacacatgcaGCTGAGTGACTTGAGGGAACAGGGGAGGTGTTGATGTTCCAGCTGGGCTTTGATGCTGAGGTCTTTGGGTTGGTGTTCGCTGCAGACTACAAGGCTAAAGTCCTGGCCAGAGAGTAGGGGAGTTGGACTCTGGGCACAGTAGAGAAGATCCTGGTGAAAGTGCTGCCCTTCTGCAACAATATGAGCTTCAACAAATACAAAATACTCAAGGAGTTTCTCTTCACAGGCTCAGAGAACGCAACTGGTGAAGTCATGGGTTCTGACAGGGATGCTGGCAGCTCTATCCCCAACTGTCAGATTCACCAAGTACCTACTACAGGGTCGTAAAGTTGTGCTGGGCATGGTTAAGACGTCCAAATATAACTTAGTCTTaaggctggaggagagacagaccaactCACAGATTCAATTCCAGATCAAGTACCACATCCATGACATCATTGGTGCAGAGCTAGTAGAATGTATACCCACAACTTCAGGAACATTGTTAAGGTGTGTGGACTAATGAACTCAACTGACTGAATGGATATTAGGACCTGTTTTCATGGAAGAAACCCTCAGAGCAACTGAACATTCATTTGGTGTATTGCCTTGTTTTTGTGGAAGTTTTTTTTGCCAAttgtacaaagtgaaaacttgTAGATCGATGAAATGCCAATGgtgtaaaataaaatattttcaggtttcattaaataaatatattttttttaaatactgtatCAACACGACTACTTTGGCTTCAAAATAAGGTTTGAGTACAACTTGACCACCAGAGGTTACATTGCTACTTAGGTAGTACAACGTTAGCTGTTACTGTCTGTCGTTAATAACTGGTCAATATGACTAGCTAGTACTTAAGTAGGAATACATTGCtggtccgtacaattgacctTACTTTAGCGCCtaaaaaacgtaatacttccagatcaactgtaatgtcaataccattgtaaagcacacgttctcccctttccaacaaaatAAGTGACATGACCTAAACACTGCCCATTTCTGCATgattcaagcaggcaatgagccccgtcggATCTTTTTTTAAGgggcgggtggggaagcgaaacaaATGCGTGATCGTaagaaggagagatgttgtgtgggaaaattgcttttttcaccagatctgtccaacttatcaccttatcgcctctaaaatgtaaataaaacactataaaaaGTTCATATCATGTgtgattacatacctatttgaaggtttgtgtcgaatttgaatcgggtttttaggACGGTGCTAAAGTGATCCTCAGAAGTAAACAGTTTTTTTGAGTCTTGATGCTTAGAGTGACAACGCAAAatatgactaggtatccccccttacccccgtcactgtccatttcttgtttttaaacgatgagagaagtgctacaccaggtggagagagattgtaaaacagaaatagttgctttatgcgtgatGTACGTTATGGCATGACACGTcacgatgtaacggagggtccgttttcaacttttctccaatactatagagccattaccatgtcgatcaacgcatGAATATAAACgtagttcacaccccagattttgaagtcaacacagttccattagttttctttgtagcctcgtttgaatgtcgcggttgcgcacatttgtacggaatggggtgagtttacgttacagtactcagctaacgttagctagtttagATAGCTATTCAGCTCATCCCAACTAAGCTAATGCGTCAGATGGTTAGTAGTGCAAGTCTGGAATTACTCTACCAACGATTTGGAAACCAAAAATGCTTACGGTCAATACACGAAGCGATTCCTCGTCTCTGTGTGCTGTTAAATATTAACCGCCGACTTCTGCCGATGCATGAACTCAGTCTGACAACTCTCGATAACGTCCCCATGGCCATGTTGGTTATTGGTTATATCACGCTGCTGCTGTAGGGAAATGTAGTTCCATTACGCAAGATACGTGTAGTTGTTATATTGGGTTGCTTGCTTAGTTTTCTTCTATACTTTTTCAGGAAAGGGCACATTTTTCTCGTTATTTAATTAAAATATAACTTAAGGTCGATTGTTTGCCTAAACCAGATACATTAAGGGGGCATAAACAGATAAACAAACTAAAACTAAAATAGTTTCTACTGCATATGCCTTTGACGTAAGCCACCAGCGCGGGAGTTCTTCGTCATTCAGTCCTTCTTTTTGCAGTGTTCTGAGTTTTATGGTTCCGACCACTTCGATTTGCATCGTTATAACGTACCAGTAAGTAACAATGCAACCCTTCGCATAATTAACTGATTTaatgaaacaagttatttttttaaaattgtaaATCAAATGTCACCTACTGTCACGCACCAATGGTTAGATATCATTGGAATGGGACTTGAAGATTCTAGTTCTTCCAAACCAACCACTATTGCTTCATCTCTCAGGCATGGCACCTAAAATGAGAACCCGTGGAACCACAAGAACACTACAATCCAGTAAGTAAAAGCGTTCACATTTCTGTGCACTGAATGACATGCCATTGCAATGTTTTTCAACATCCCTGACACTGTTTCACACTCACTTTACTACCACAATGATTTGATTTTAGAATGGCTATTAATAAGTGCATGTATTACCCAGGCAACGATGAAGAGACAAAAACTAATGCCCACAGTGAGGACTCCCCATTGGAGGTTGGTCAGGCAGTCAGGGGGAAGAGGAAAGGTTCTGGAAAGACTGGAAAACAGGAGAGTTCAAAGGCAAAAAAATCCCCTGTACAACCACAGTATTGTCACTGGCTGATGAAGTCAGAGCCAGAGAGCCGCTTGGAAAATGGCATAGATGTCAAGGTATTCTATTCTGCTTAATAATAGGATGGTGTCATCTGTGCCAAGACCTGTTGTTGCTCAATAGTGATGTCTTGTTCAGGAGAAATTATATCTAGGCTATTCCATGTCACAATTGTTACCAACTCAGAGGCTTTGTGGTTAATGTGTCCAACCTTAGATTGGAAAGTTGGGGGTTCAAAAAATGGGACCCGAGGCATCTGTTTAACTTTCAGCATAAATGGAATGGATTGGGAGTAATTCCCTGTGACAGACTAGCATCCTATTCTGGGTGTATACTTATACATCAAGCTGCCTAACGATATACAGAAACAAGAGATGGGCTCCTGTCCTATGGGTCCTTATGGCTTACTTACTATGTCACAGTTTGGGATCGAGGATCTGAAGACTCTTCCCAACCAAACTgggtgttgggatggtgttcggaACTATCAAGCCCGTAACTTCATGCGAGACATGAAAGAGGGGCAGCATGCATTCTTCTACCACAGCAACTGCAAGGAGCCTGGAATAGCTGGAGTTATGAAGGTGAGCCTGTTTTTATTTCTGTTGGTAATATACACTGTGTTTCAGGTATGGTGCCTCTCACCTGCTTTCTCTTTTCCAGATTGTAAAGGAGTCCTATGTGGACCACACTCAGTTTGACAAGAAAGATGTCCATTACGACGCCTCCAGCAAGGCAGACAACCCCAAATGGAGTATGGTATGAATGGTTTCATGTTCACATTtgtttgtgttccaaatggctTGAGATCAAGATACATCACTGGTAAGGATACAGGCTTTTTATCGCAATCCAATTTAAACTGTACTAGTGCTCTGCTGGCTTGTTTCATGTTTGACTGCCAGGTTGATGTCCAGTTTGAGAGGATGTTGAAGCGCTTCATTCCTCTGTCTGAGTTGAAGAAGATCCACCTGCAGCACAAGGCCAAAGGCGGGTCCCTGAATGGCATGGCTCTCTTCACCAGGGCCAGGCTGTCTGTCCAGCCCCTCACCAGTGGTACGTGGAGATCAGTGACACTGGGTAATATGGTTGTCAAATTGCCACATCATGGTTTACAAAGCGTTTGTGTACGTAAAATCATACCTTTTTAATTTTTTCACTCAGAGGAATTTGAATTTGTCCTGAGTTTGGAGGACAATGACCCACTGTGAAGATTTTGACAAGATGACCTGGAGAGAAGTTTTCCTGTCTTGTGTATGATGATGCTGCTGATAATGTTTACTGTAGGTGAGATCTATTGAACCATTATGCTTGTATTAAATGAAAATTGTCTCAAGGTTTCTGTTTGTCAAGAGACAGCCTGGAGTTTATTTCTAATATTAAAGAGGTATTATTGACAGTTCATGTGTTTGCCTTCACTGTCTAAAGGGGATCATTTCAGTCTAAACATGCAGAATTTTCATTTCCAAGAGTAAAGGCAATCAACCATTCCATCAGTCAAATATTTATCAGGTGCACACATGAACTTATTTATATACCAAAACGTGTCTGTGGATAACAAGGCATTTGGCAAATGAATTTCAGTTTTGGGGAAAGGGGCTATTGATTAGCAATTTGCAGAGCACAAAAAATACAGGAAAACCTCAGGCTAAAAGATGTGTTAAACATATTGAGGCAACAAAATTTCATTTGCTAGATTGATACACTTAGGCACAACATTTCAAGTCTCTAACATGGAAGATACAGAAGACTCCTTACTATCAGACCTCAAATACAAGCACTTAAAATCCCTGCCTAACACTATTGGAATGCTTAGGTAAAGCATGTGAATGTAATAGTCACATTGTGGCACCGTCTGAATGCTATTCACTGTATGACGGTTAACGGCATAAGAGGGTGAGAGATTCAATGGCTCTTATTTGAAGGATTTACAAATTAATGGGTAAGTAATCATTTATCAAGCCCTCTCACTCAACAAAGAAATTAGACAACCCTTACAATGCAATAGAAACCTTCCAATGATCTCACTGTGCAATCATTACACAAGGACTGAGCATGTGTATGTGGAGGAGCAATGGATACATATAATCAGTGCAAAGTTAAAATTTCAGATTTCATTATGACAGACCACATCAAAATGTCAGGAATACATTTGACTGGGTATGGAATGTTTTAAATGCATCGCTGTTAGTCAGGTCTTCAACTCCCTATGACAATAGGTTTGTATACGGAGTTAGAATCCATTCATATATCAAGCTAAAGCTAGAAATATACTTTGACGAAGAAAGTTGATCATTTGAAGAAGACAGAGTATAatattacattttagggtatcacGCACAGGGGGAGATCTAAACAAGTGGCCGGCTTTGCTTTCACTGGATATGTGTGTTGAGGGAGTTGACCTGCAGCGGAATTTTAGGCCCCTGTAATGCCTCATGCAGGCTTCTTTTTCATTGTTCAGGTGTTTACCTACAGTCTTCCCTTAATCCTTCCTTTATCCCTTTATTCAGCAGCCCTAATAAATAGGGCTACTTTATCAGTGATCATGTGAGCTGACAGGTGCCCCCCACTACTTTTCCTTCTGTGAGGAGAATGAGCTTTAGCCGCTGTCCTCCCTCGCCGCCTTCTCCAGAGCGCTCTCTGAACTGGCTGAGCCCTCGAACCGCTGGGCTCCGATGGTGGCCTGGCTCGACATGCTCTTCCTCACCACATCCCCTTTCCTCCACAGTGTGATTTCCTGGAGAAGGAAGTGGTCTTGAGCTCATTGTCTTAATCATTAAATAATTTCCATAGGGAAACATTTAATGCTAGATAGGAATGCAATATATAAAAAGTGCAGCACAGTGGATACACCATGTTGAACCTGACGCCTGATAAATTCCCTCTAACTGCTAACAGTTACCCATCAGAAGCCCCTGTTCCATACCTGCTGTTTGAAGTAGCGTCTCTCCTCCTCATCAATCAGCACCAAGTTAAGGTAGTAACGCACAGAGAACTTCTTATTAATGTCTCGCATGGTGGGAGTCATCTCATAGCCAGCCAGAAACAACCGGATTGGAATTGACTCTCCTTAAACATAATAAAAACACTCAGTCAGACCTGATGGGTAGTTGAGCATTGCCATTTTCAAAAGCATACAATCCACTTCACTATATCCTTCACCTCGGACAGGAGCCCCATCCATGATCTCATATTTGGCGATGGTGTCATTTTCATGGTATACACTAGGACCGGTGCCAGTTGTCTCCCGTTTGATGATGTCAATCTCCATGTGCTTTATCTTAATCCGCACCAGCAGGAAGTAGATCTTACCCACAATTACGTCTTTCAGGTGGTACctgtagaggacaggagagatcgTCACAGGGCTGCTATAACACAAAAAGACAATACATAGTCAAAGGAAAGGTTCTAAACTACAATGGTTTCTGCATGTTCCTGTGACCAGAGGGGGGCATTTTGTTACTTTGTAAATTTAGTTTTTTAAAATTAGGTGACTAAGGATGtaatttttaaaaatctatttCACCCTTACTTAGATTTGTTGTACTCAAACTCAATGTGGAGACAGTCTTCAATCCCAACTTCCATTTTTATTGATGAGTTGAGCTCTGGGTAAGTGCTGAGTGTGTGCACCACGATATCCATCTCTTTACTGATGTCATTCAGTCTCCTGCTCACCGTAGCACGCAGAAAATACCTGCAAGTACAGCCGACAGACACTGAGCAAATCTGCTGTAATCTCAGATGTTATCCAACAACATATCCTCATTGCATCCCGAGGCTATAAAATAAGATAGTCATTATCATAACCAGTAATTATGATTTGTGTGTGTAATGCAATACATTTGAGCATGTGAAGCACACAAACATTACTCTTGATGAGGAAGTAGTGCTAGGCACATGACTGACAGGTCAAAGGTGAACTTGGGTTAAAGAGTGAGCCATAAAGTAATAGTTATTTTGGCAGAGAATGTTCAGGCTGCATGTTTCCTTACCGCAGCTTCACATTCTGGCCTGTGTAGGTCTCATAGGGCTTCTCAACATGGGTGAACTCAAAATCGAAGGTCTGTGACTGAGTAAGCTCGCCAGGCCTTGCCAGATCTTTCACCAGGGAGACAAACTCATGATGGTTTCCTCTGTCGTAGTACAGCTCTGTGAAGAAAGGACAGGTATACACATCGCAATAGAATCACTCCCTCATAGAAGAATGCATCAAGGCGTATTGGCACATATGACACTACTGCTGTTGATCAAAAAGTCCAACAGAAAAGGGGCCATTGCATTTATTATGATTCATTTGGAATAGATATCTCGACATTAAA
This DNA window, taken from Oncorhynchus gorbuscha isolate QuinsamMale2020 ecotype Even-year linkage group LG13, OgorEven_v1.0, whole genome shotgun sequence, encodes the following:
- the thyn1 gene encoding thymocyte nuclear protein 1, which translates into the protein MAPKMRTRGTTRTLQSSNDEETKTNAHSEDSPLEVGQAVRGKRKGSGKTGKQESSKAKKSPVQPQYCHWLMKSEPESRLENGIDVKFGIEDLKTLPNQTGCWDGVRNYQARNFMRDMKEGQHAFFYHSNCKEPGIAGVMKIVKESYVDHTQFDKKDVHYDASSKADNPKWSMVDVQFERMLKRFIPLSELKKIHLQHKAKGGSLNGMALFTRARLSVQPLTSEEFEFVLSLEDNDPL
- the LOC123992707 gene encoding vacuolar protein sorting-associated protein 26B-like codes for the protein MSFFSFGQSAEIDVVLTDAETRKKAEHKTEDGKKDKYFLFYDGETVSGKINVTLKNPGKRLEHQGIKIEFVGQIELYYDRGNHHEFVSLVKDLARPGELTQSQTFDFEFTHVEKPYETYTGQNVKLRYFLRATVSRRLNDISKEMDIVVHTLSTYPELNSSIKMEVGIEDCLHIEFEYNKSKYHLKDVIVGKIYFLLVRIKIKHMEIDIIKRETTGTGPSVYHENDTIAKYEIMDGAPVRGESIPIRLFLAGYEMTPTMRDINKKFSVRYYLNLVLIDEEERRYFKQQEITLWRKGDVVRKSMSSQATIGAQRFEGSASSESALEKAAREDSG